TGTATTAATTTGAATTAATAGCCATAAAACTGCTTTTCATACAAATAAGGAGAGTTCTTGGAACTTTTAAGTTTATCTATTTAGACTTACTTCCTGATGCTTAAATAAGTATTAGCACCTCGTGACAACAGCTACTGTTACTTCCATTAACTGATTACCTGCCAAGCACTGTACATTTTACGTGTCACTTCTGTGAATCCTCATGTTTAATGTTATTTTTGAGGTCATCCCCATCTTAAAATAAAGGATGAATAGGATAAGCAAATTTCAAAACTCATAAAGTTAGATTGGAACCCGGTCTAAATTTGATCCAAGGCTTGTGCTCATTTCACCGTAATATCCTCAATAACATTTTGCTCCTTTAATTTGGGCACTTACTATCCTCCAAacaaatttgtttactttttgaacAACTCTTAGTActagaaagcttttttttttttaataatccttCTACTTTGTTTTTGTTCAAGGTCTTTCTGAATCCTAGAAAAATGACTGTAGACTGGAAATCTCATCCTACTTAAATGCACTTGGGTCCACATttttgtagactttttttttttaaccttttgaaTAAGATTGTATTGTTTggatttgttttatataattctaATTGTAATAGAATTTTGTACCTTCGTTTACTCCATTCTCCATCCTGAAAAAACTTCTCACTTCTGTTGTCAttcaaaaatatgatttttgaaAGCCTGTGAATTTTAAGAGTGAATTCTAGGGATTAGACCGTTTACttaaaaattccctttttatCAGGCATCCAAATTATAAATAACACATTAATGAGTATCTTTGGGCATaaactgcttttgttttttaggtcCATGGTGAACAGGAGTCCTCACAGTTTGGGTACAGATTTCCAAATTACAATGGTCTGAAGTATTGTGCCTACTTGATACAGCTATCTGGCTTCTAGAAGGACAGTGGTTGCCATTTTAAAAAGGCAGCACATGTCATCACCTTCTTTTCACACTGTAAAAGCAAAACCGTGTGTCTCACACATAGGAAGTATTCAGTATGATATGTATGTATACTTATAACagatctgaaaatatttaatccaGAGTCATGTCCCTACCCATGGAACTCTGACTTTAGGCAGGGAAATAGGAAGGAAGATGCTATTTAGGCCTGTAAGGGGAAAAGGGTATGTGATCCATATTTGATCTATCAGGAACAGATTACAAGCAAGAAGTAAATTTAGATACTATTACTATAGCAGGGATGGAAGCGTTTTGGGACTGAAGCgtgaacattttatttctctgaacagtttgtttaaatgttctttttaagtTCAGTAAAATTGcataggaattttttttagtaGCATACATTCTGATAAAATTggatcttattttaattttgtaatataatAAATAGAACTTCTAGAGATTTTAATATTTCCATCTCCTTTATCCAAAGTTAATTCCTTACGTTAAAAATAGAGTGTCCACCAATGTTAAGTGAAGAAGACTAGTTGCAGAATggtatatataactaattagaacaacaacaacaaaaagatatgcTTTGCCATGGTAGGACTTAGGttaaaaaacacatcaaaagCAAATCAATGTGCCTGCACATAGTAAGTATTCAATTTGCTTACTATGTATGTAAACATAAATGGATCTGAAAATATATAACCTATAGTGTTTGAATGGGTTACCACTGGGAAAAGCCATTGCAACCTAAAGTGAATTTTTATTCTGTGTACttctatgtttaaaaatttgCAGTAAGCTTGTATTAACTTGTGtccttttttaacatttaaaaaaagaaaattttataatctaAGGATAAATACTTTCTTCCCAAATAAATCCACTGCTTCTTTATATCCTAAAATACAGGCTGAGCAATATAAGAtgtatttcaagaaaagaaaaaaatcattgataaAATTATTTAGTTGCAACTGCCATATAATAttataaggtttaaaaaaaaatagaacttttcatatggaatatttcaaacatatataaaaatagttgggcatagtggcacatacctctaaatcccagcaacttaggagactgaggaaggaggatcaccagtttgagtATATATAGCCTTAGCAATTTTGTGCAGCACTGAAcaacttattaagaccctgtctcaaaatcagaaatagGCCTGGGGATTCAGGTcgatggtaaagcacccctgggttcaatccctactacccaaaacaaaaccaaaaatatacaaacatAGAATTTGACTTTTCTCCCAGCTTTGTTATCAGTACACAGCCAATCTTGCATCATCTATAGTCCCTTCACCCCCCCTCATTCATCTTGAATATCTCAAATATATCATTTCATCTACAAACACTTCAGTACCTATAGCTAAAAGATACTCATTTTTTATAGTTACACACGAGATGTAAGcttaccttatttttttaaataagaacagtgagttatattatttattttatcatattaagtCCTGCAATGGCAAAGCATATCTTTtcttgttgttctaattagttatacatgacagtagaatgcattttgacatgtcatacataaaaggagtataaATAACTTCTCactcttttggttgtacatgacgtagagtTAGGGTtggttgtataatcatatatgcgcAGTAGACTCATTTTTAACAATCAAAAAAACCCTTCATACACTTAGAAATGAGCACTAGTTCCTTAATATcatctaagaaatttttaatgatAATCTGGTTACTAACATTCAGTTTAAGTTACTTGTATTACTTTCATTGTTCATTTCCTTCAAGTACTCCATTCTTCATCCTGAAAAATTTCCCACTTCTGTTGTCTtcataaatgtaatttttgaaaGCCAGTGAATTTTAAGAGTGAAGGGAAAaagaatgttatttttcctttcagatttaaggtatatattttccctcaaaccaaaataaaagtttttggttttgataATTTCTTTCAATATGAGAAACCTGAATAAATGGCtgggtattttcattttcaaacttaaaaaaattattcataatatattAAAGGTTTTACTACATTAGGGTGGAAAGCTATTCATATCTTGAATGTAATAGCAGTCAGACAAGTCACAAATaatgctaaaaattattttaatgcttttcttATATTAtctgactttgtttttgttttacataggTCTCTAATTAATAGAAGATGGCAAAACCCAGCCACAGCAGCTACGTCCTTCAGCAGCTAAACAACCAAAGAGAATGGGGTTTTCTCTGTGACTGTTGTATTGCAATTGATGACATTTACTTTCAAGCCCACAAAGCAGTTCTAGCTGCCTGTAGCTCctattttagaatgtttttcaTGAACCATCAACATAGTACTGCACAACTGAATCTCAGCAATATGAAAATTAGTGCTGAGTGTTTTGATCTCATTTTGCAATTTATGTATTTAGGAAAAATTATGACAGCTCCCTCCAGTTTTGAGCAGTTTAAAGTGGCAATGAACTACCTGCAGCTATACAATGTTCCTGATTGCTTAGAAGATATACAAGATGCAGATTGTTCTAGTTCAAAATGTTCATCTTCTGCTTCCAGTAAACAGAACAGCAAAATGATATTTGGAGTAAGAATGTATGAAGACACTGTGGCTAGAAATGGCAGTGAAGCCAGTAGGTGGTGTGCAGAGCCAAGCTCAACAGTAAATACACCACATAATAGAGAGCCTGATGAAGAATCTTTACAATTAGGTAATTTTCCTGAACCACTATTTGATGTATGTAAAAAAAGTTCTGTGTCCAAATTATCTGCTCCAAAAGAACGTGTATCACGACGCTTTGGACGGAGTTTTACCTGTGACAGCTGTGGATTTGGCTTTAGTTGTGAAAAATTATTAGATGAGCATGTGTTGACCTGTACTAACAGACATTCATACCAAAACACAAGATCTTACCACCGAATAGTAgatattagagatgaaaaagacaGTAACATCAAAGCTGAATTTGGTGAAAAGGATTCTTCTAAAACATTTTCTGCGCAGACAGACAAATTTAGAGGAGACACCAGCCAGGCTCCTGATGATTCAGCTTCAACCACTGGAAGCAGAAAAAGTAGCACAGTGGAGTCTGAAATAGCCAATGAAGAAAAAAGCAGAGCTGCTGAGAGGAAAAGAATCATTATCAAGATGGAGCCTGAAGATATTCCTACAGATGAGCtgaaagactttaacattattaaagTTACTGATAAAGACTGTAATGAATCCACTGACAATGATGAATTGGAAGATGAACCTGAAGAGCCATTTTATAGATATTATGTTGAAGAAGATGTCAGCATTAAAAAAAGTGGTAGGAAAACTCTAAAACCCCGGATGTCAATAAATGCTGATGAAAGAGTTGGTTTAGAAAATATGAGACCCCCTAACAACAGCAGTCCAGTACAAGAGGATACTGAAAATGCATCTTGTGAGCTGTGTGGACTCACAATAACTGAGGAGGACCTGTCATCTCATTACTTAGCCAAACACATTGAAAATATCTGTGCATGTGGTAAATGTGGACAAATACTTGTCAAGGGTAGACAGCTTCAGGAACATGCCCAAAGATGTGGAGAACCCCAAGATCTGACAATGAATGGGTTAGGGAATACTGAGGAGAAAATGGACATGGAAGAAAATCCTGATGAGCAGTCTGAAATAAGAGATATGTTTGTTGAAATGTTGGATGATTTTAGGGACAGTCATTACCAGTTAAACAGTATCCAAAAAAGCAGTTATTTAAGCATTCTGCCTGTCCTTTTCGATGTCCTAACTGTGGCCAGCGTTTTGAAACTGAAAATCTAGTAGTTGAACATATGTCTAGCTGCCTAGACCAAGATATGTTTAAGAGCGCCatcatggaagaaaatgaaagagatcaCAGACGAAAGCATTTTTGTAATCTGTGTGGAAAAGGATTTTATCAGCGGTGTCATTTAAGAGAACACTATACTGTTCATACTAAGGAAAAACAGTTTGTTTGTCAGACATGTGGGAAGCAGTTTTTAAGAGAACGTCAGTTGCGTCTGCACAATGATATGCACAAAGGCATGGCCAGGTATGTCTGTTCCATTTGTGATCAAGGAAACTTCAGAAAACATGACCATGTACGGCATATGATTTCTCATTTATCTGCTGGTGAGACTATATGCCAGGTCTGCTTTCAGATATTCCCAAATAATGAACAGTTGGAGCAGCACATGGATGTTCATCTGTATACATGTGGAATATGTGGAGCAAAATTTAATTTGAGGAAAGATATGAGATCACATTATAATGCCAAGCATTTGAAAAGAACCTAAGTGATTTTCTACTGTACTAATGTCTAGTTGATAGCAGACAAAACACCAAAGCAAAAAGGATATGAGCTATTTAGAAATTGATTTTATAAGATGAATTGCTGGAAAAAATTCAAGGcccttttatctttaatatttttgtttaggaTATTAAGTTTCTACGTTTTAGGCgttaaattgtttttatcattttttgttgtttcttaatagcattgtttctagttttcttaGCTTtgattaaaattacttttacatGTAGATAAGCGGCTGTTACCCCTTCAATGACTATTAAACTTTAGTTTTTTATCAATAAGGTGATGACTTcactatttttatgtgtttttctaaGGTTATGAAATTTTAAACCCCATATGATTGGCCAttcctgtttaaaattttaaaagtatttatttgaaattgGCCCATTTCACtttcagcttttttttctttttttgtcagttGAACAGTGAGTTAGCTACTGTTTATTCCTCCTTATTATCAATGAAATTCATATTCTTAAATTGACAAGCTTATTAGGCAAGTTAGGTGCACTGAATCTAACCTTTAAGGTTGACATGGGCTCAAACTTGGCCTAAAAATATTGATGGACCTGAGGAAATTCCTATAAATGAACATTTCCTATAACtgataaaatattatcatttaataaTCACATTTAAAACTTATATTAAGTGTAAATCCAAGTGACTTTCCCTCACTTGAGAAACTAGTGGGGATAagccattttgtttttatgatattaAATTTAGCTATGATAGTTAATTAAAAAGACATCttgtattcattaaaaatattttaatttaaaatattctgatttcTAAAGTGTGTTAGTTTaccaattatttttgtttataaatagaCTTTAATAGTGCTCTAGAAGTATGACAtctaaaggaaaatatgatttaaaattacatactTTTGGAACTTTGAGATTCGAGAAAGCTGCCATGTATATtgataaatctaataaaataaatcaattataaaTCTGGTTGTTCTATAAAGGTAGAGTGCACAAAAAATGTGTTGTGTTTTATACTaagatttggagaaaatgtaTTGTGGCAAATTGCAGTTTATTACCatgctttattattttctgtaaaggATACAAAATTTGAGGACTATAAAATAATTAGCATAAGTggaaataatttatcatttttcaattAAAGTAGTTTGTTAGTTGTTATTGACAGAGGGTCTACATAATTTACATGTGAATTAAAACACTGGCAAACCTGACCCACCAATAAACACATCTACTGAATAGAATGCCTTTTAATGTGAATTA
The Sciurus carolinensis chromosome 2, mSciCar1.2, whole genome shotgun sequence DNA segment above includes these coding regions:
- the Zbtb1 gene encoding LOW QUALITY PROTEIN: zinc finger and BTB domain-containing protein 1 (The sequence of the model RefSeq protein was modified relative to this genomic sequence to represent the inferred CDS: inserted 1 base in 1 codon) — protein: MAKPSHSSYVLQQLNNQREWGFLCDCCIAIDDIYFQAHKAVLAACSSYFRMFFMNHQHSTAQLNLSNMKISAECFDLILQFMYLGKIMTAPSSFEQFKVAMNYLQLYNVPDCLEDIQDADCSSSKCSSSASSKQNSKMIFGVRMYEDTVARNGSEASRWCAEPSSTVNTPHNREPDEESLQLGNFPEPLFDVCKKSSVSKLSAPKERVSRRFGRSFTCDSCGFGFSCEKLLDEHVLTCTNRHSYQNTRSYHRIVDIRDEKDSNIKAEFGEKDSSKTFSAQTDKFRGDTSQAPDDSASTTGSRKSSTVESEIANEEKSRAAERKRIIIKMEPEDIPTDELKDFNIIKVTDKDCNESTDNDELEDEPEEPFYRYYVEEDVSIKKSGRKTLKPRMSINADERVGLENMRPPNNSSPVQEDTENASCELCGLTITEEDLSSHYLAKHIENICACGKCGQILVKGRQLQEHAQRCGEPQDLTMNGLGNTEEKMDMEENPDEQSEIRDMFVEMLDDFRDSHYQLNSIXKKQLFKHSACPFRCPNCGQRFETENLVVEHMSSCLDQDMFKSAIMEENERDHRRKHFCNLCGKGFYQRCHLREHYTVHTKEKQFVCQTCGKQFLRERQLRLHNDMHKGMASGEIGPSKPLEK